From Harpia harpyja isolate bHarHar1 chromosome 19, bHarHar1 primary haplotype, whole genome shotgun sequence, one genomic window encodes:
- the RC3H2 gene encoding roquin-2 isoform X8 produces the protein MPVQAAQWTEFLSCPICYNEFDENVHKPISLGCSHTVCKTCLNKLHRKACPFDQTAINTDIDVLPVNFALLQLVGAQVPDHQTVKLSNVGENKHYEVAKKCVEDLALYLKPLSGGKGVASLNQSALSRPMQRKLVTLVNCQLVEEEGRVRAMRAARSLGERTVTELILQHQNPQQLSANLWAAVRARGCQFLGPAMQEEALKLVLLALEDGSALSRKVLVLFVVQRLEPRFPQASKTSIGHVVQLLYRASCFKVTKRDEDSSLMQLKEEFRSYEALRREHDAQIVHIAMEAGLRISPEQWSSLLYGDLAHKSHMQSIIDKLQSPESFAKSVQELTIVLQRTGDPANLNRLRPHLELLANIDPNPDAASPTWEQLENAMVAVKTVVHGLVDFIQNYSRKGHETPQPQPNSKYKTSMCRDLRQQGGCPRGTNCTFAHSQEELEKYRLRNKKISATVRTFPLLNKVGVNSTVSTTTGNVISVIGSPEATGKMVPSTNGIANLESGVPQLIPRCADTSLRGLENTKKGGKTGANGQNVSGSPTESLPENKIGSPPKTPVSQAAATSAGPPNIGTEVNSVPPKSSPFVPRVPVYPPHSDNVQYFQDPRTQLSYEVPQYPQTGYYPPPPTVPAGVAPCVPRFVRSNNVPESSLPPASVPYADHYSTFPPRDRLNSPYQPPPPQPYGPVPPVPSGMYAPVYDSRRIWRPQMYPRDDIIRSNSLPPMDVMHSSVYQTSLRERYNSLDGYYSVACQPPNEQRTVPLPREPCGHLKTGYDEQLRRKPEQWAQYHTQKTPLVSSTLPMATPSPTPPSPLFSVDFSTEDLDSGDVKRRVHLFETQRRAKEEDPIIPFSDGPIISKWGAISRSSRTGYHTTDPIQATASQGSATKPISVSDYVPYVNAVDSRWSAYGSDSTSSARYVERDRFIVTDLSGHRKHSSTGDLLSIELQQAKSNSLLLQREANALAMQQKWNSLDEGSRLTLNLLSKEIDLRNGETDYTEDCADTKPDRDIELELSALDTDEPDGQGEHIEEILDIQLGISSQDDQLLNGTTVENGHPLKQHQKESMEQKRQSLGEDLVILEEQKTILPVTSCFSQPITTSVSNASCLPISTSVSVGSLILKTAHIMSEDKNDFLKPVANGRMVNS, from the exons ATGCCTGTGCAGGCAGCTCAGTGGACAGAATTTCTGTCCTGCCCAATCTGCTACAACGAGTTTGATGAGAATGTGCACAAACCCATCAGCTTAGGTTGCTCTCACACTGTCTGTAAGACCTGCCTGAACAAGCTTCATCGCAAGGCATGTCCTTTCGACCAGACTGCCATCAATACAGACATCGATGTGCTTCCTGTAAACTTTGCACTCCTCCAGTTAGTTGGAGCCCAG GTACCTGATCATCAGACAGTAAAGTTGAGTAACGTAGGAGAGAACAAACATTATGAAGTAGCAAAGAAATGTGTTGAGGATTTGGCACTCTACTTAAAGCCATTAAGTGGAGGAAAAG GTGTTGCAAGCTTGAATCAGAGTGCACTGAGCCGTCCAATGCAAAggaagcttgtgacactggtGAATTGTCAGCTGGTGGAGGAAGAGGGTCGGGTTAGAGCTATGAGGGCAGCTCGATCACTGGGAGAGAGAACTGTTACAGAACTGATCTTGCAGCACCAAAATCCTCAGCAGCTTTCTGCCAATCTTTGGGCTGCTGTCAGGGCACGAGGATGCCAGTTTCTAGGACCAG CTATGCAAGAGGAGGCACTGAAACTTGTATTACTGGCACTGGAAGATGGCTCTGCACTCTCAAGAAAAGTTCTGGTACTTTTTGTTGTGCAAAGGCTAGAACCAAGATTTCCTCAGGCCTCTAAAACAAGCATTGGTCATGTTGTGCAGCTACTGTATAGAGCATCATGCTTTAAG GTCACTAAAAGGGATGAAGATTCTTCTCTGATGCAACTTAAAGAAGAGTTTCGGAGTTACGAGGCTTTGCGGAGAGAACATGATGCCCAAATTGTTCACATTGCCATGGAAGCAGGACTTCGAATATCACCAGAACAATGGTCTTCCCTTCTTTATGGTGACTTGGCACATAAATCACACATGCAATCCATTATTGACAAG CTCCAATCTCCGGAATCTTTTGCAAAGAGTGTACAAGAATTGACAATTGTCTTGCAGCGCACAGGGGATCCTGCAAATTTAAACAGGCTGAGGCCTCATTTAGAGCTCCTGGCAAACATAGATCCAAATCCAG aTGCAGCATCTCCAACATGGGAGCAGCTGGAAAATGCAATGGTGGCTGTAAAGACTGTGGTACATGGACTGGTGGATTTCATTCAGAATTACAGTAGAAAAGGCCATGAAACTCCACAG ccacaacCAAATAGCAAATATAAAACAAGTATGTGCCGAGACCTTCGACAGCAAGGGGGATGTCCAAGAGGAACAAACTGTACATTTGCTCATTCTCAGGAAGAGCTTGAAAA GTATCGCTTgaggaacaaaaaaatcagtgcaacagTGAGAACATTCCCCCTTCTAAATAAAGTTGGCGTAAATAGCACCGTCTCAACCACAACAGGAAACGTGATTTCTGTCATAGGAAGCCCTGAGGCAACAGGGAAGATGGTGCCAAGTACTAATGGAATAGCTAATCTAGAAAGTGGTGTTCCCCAGTTGATACCTCGCTGTGCGGACACCTCCTTGAGAGGTTTGGAGAACACCAAGAAAGGAGGGAAGACTGGAGCCAATGGCCAGAATGTTTCTGGATCCCCTACAGAATCACTACCTGAAAA TAAAATTGGTTCTCCACCCAAGACTCCTGTAAGCCAGGCAGCAGCTACCTCAGCTGGTCCTCCTAATATTGGAACAGAAGTTAATTCTGTGCCTCCAAAATCCAGCCCGTTTGTTCCTAGAGTACCTGTCTACCCTCCACATTCTGATAATGTTCAATATTTCCAAGATCCCAGGACTCAGCTGTCATATGAAGTTCCACAGTACCCGCAGACAG GATATTATCCACCACCTCCAACAGTACCAGCTGGTGTGGCTCCCTGTGTTCCTCGCTTTGTGAGGTCCAATAATGTTCCAGAATCCTCCCTCCCACCTGCTTCCGTGCCATATGCCGATCATTACAGTACATTTCCCCCTCGAGATCGACTGAATTCTCCTTACCAACCTCCTCCTCCGCAGCCGTATGGACCAGTTCCTCCTGTCCCTTCTGGAATGTATGCTCCAGTTTATGACAGCAGGCGCATCTGGCGCCCACAGATGTACCCACGAGATGATATTATTAGGAGCAATTCTTTACCTCCCATGGATGTGATGCACTCATCTGTCTATCAGACATCATTACGTGAGAGATACAACTCTTTGGATGGGTATTACTCTGTGGCTTGTCAACCTCCAAACGAACAGAGGACTGTGCCTTTACCAAGG GAGCCTTGTGGTCATTTGAAGACTGGTTATGACGAGCAATTGAGACGGAAGCCGGAGCAATGGGCGCAGTACCACACACAGAAAACTCCTCTGGTATCATCAACCCTTCCTATGGCAACACCATCTCCAACACCACCTTCTCCTCTCTTCAGTGTAGATTTCAGCACAGAG GATTTGGACAGCGGGGATGTTAAAAGGAGAGTGCATTTATTTGAAACTCAGAGAAGGGCAAAGGAAGAAGATCCTATAATCCCATTTAGTGATGGACCGATCATCTCCAAGTGGGGTGCAATCTCCAGGTCATCTCGCACGGGTTATCACACGACAGATCCTATTCAGGCCACTGCTTCCCAAGGAAGTGCTACTAAGCCCATCAGTGTATCAG ATTATGTCCCTTATGTCAATGCTGTCGACTCAAGATGGAGCGCCTATGGCTCAGATTCTACTTCATCAGCACGTTATGTGGAACG GGACAGGTTCATAGTTACAGATTTGTCTGGTCACAGGAAGCATTCCAGCACTGGAGATCTATTGAGTATTGAATTACAGCAG GCCAAAAGTAACTCATTATTACTTCAGAGAGAGGCGAATGCACTAGCCATGCAGCAGAAGTGGAATTCTCTAGATGAAGGCAGTCGTCTTACCTTAAATCTTTTAAGCAAGGAAATTGATTTGAGGAATGGTGAG aCTGATTATACTGAAGACTGTGCAGACACAAAGCCAGATCGAGACATTGAATTGGAGCTGTCAGCCCTTGATACAGATGAACCTGATGGACAAGGTGAACACATAGAA GAGATTCTGGATATACAGCTAGGTATTAGTTCTCAAGATGATCAGCTGCTCAATGGAACAACTGTAGAGAATGGGCATCCGCTAAAGCAGCACCAGAAAGAATCTATGGAACAGAAGAGACAAAGTTTAGGTGAAGACCTTGTGATTCT GGAGGAGCAGAAAACAATCCTGCCCGTAACTTCTTGCTTCAGTCAGCCGATCACAACATCTGTTAGCAATGCAAGCTGCCTGCCCATCAGCACATCAGTCAGTGTTGGCAGCCTCATTTTGAAAACTGCTCACATTATGTCTGAGgataaaaatgactttttaaagccTGTTGCAAATGGCAGGATGGTTAACAGCTGA
- the RC3H2 gene encoding roquin-2 isoform X10, translating to MPVQAAQWTEFLSCPICYNEFDENVHKPISLGCSHTVCKTCLNKLHRKACPFDQTAINTDIDVLPVNFALLQLVGAQVPDHQTVKLSNVGENKHYEVAKKCVEDLALYLKPLSGGKGVASLNQSALSRPMQRKLVTLVNCQLVEEEGRVRAMRAARSLGERTVTELILQHQNPQQLSANLWAAVRARGCQFLGPAMQEEALKLVLLALEDGSALSRKVLVLFVVQRLEPRFPQASKTSIGHVVQLLYRASCFKVTKRDEDSSLMQLKEEFRSYEALRREHDAQIVHIAMEAGLRISPEQWSSLLYGDLAHKSHMQSIIDKLQSPESFAKSVQELTIVLQRTGDPANLNRLRPHLELLANIDPNPDAASPTWEQLENAMVAVKTVVHGLVDFIQNYSRKGHETPQPQPNSKYKTSMCRDLRQQGGCPRGTNCTFAHSQEELEKYRLRNKKISATVRTFPLLNKVGVNSTVSTTTGNVISVIGSPEATGKMVPSTNGIANLESGVPQLIPRCADTSLRGLENTKKGGKTGANGQNVSGSPTESLPENKIGSPPKTPVSQAAATSAGPPNIGTEVNSVPPKSSPFVPRVPVYPPHSDNVQYFQDPRTQLSYEVPQYPQTGYYPPPPTVPAGVAPCVPRFVRSNNVPESSLPPASVPYADHYSTFPPRDRLNSPYQPPPPQPYGPVPPVPSGMYAPVYDSRRIWRPQMYPRDDIIRSNSLPPMDVMHSSVYQTSLRERYNSLDGYYSVACQPPNEQRTVPLPREPCGHLKTGYDEQLRRKPEQWAQYHTQKTPLVSSTLPMATPSPTPPSPLFSVDFSTEVGSQSTSVFSLPVSFSESVSDLSGTKFEEDHLSHYSPWSCGTIGSCINAIDSEPKDVIANSNAVLMDLDSGDVKRRVHLFETQRRAKEEDPIIPFSDGPIISKWGAISRSSRTGYHTTDPIQATASQGSATKPISVSDYVPYVNAVDSRWSAYGSDSTSSARYVERDRFIVTDLSGHRKHSSTGDLLSIELQQAKSNSLLLQREANALAMQQKWNSLDEGSRLTLNLLSKEIDLRNGETDYTEDCADTKPDRDIELELSALDTDEPDGQGEHIEVLTETCL from the exons ATGCCTGTGCAGGCAGCTCAGTGGACAGAATTTCTGTCCTGCCCAATCTGCTACAACGAGTTTGATGAGAATGTGCACAAACCCATCAGCTTAGGTTGCTCTCACACTGTCTGTAAGACCTGCCTGAACAAGCTTCATCGCAAGGCATGTCCTTTCGACCAGACTGCCATCAATACAGACATCGATGTGCTTCCTGTAAACTTTGCACTCCTCCAGTTAGTTGGAGCCCAG GTACCTGATCATCAGACAGTAAAGTTGAGTAACGTAGGAGAGAACAAACATTATGAAGTAGCAAAGAAATGTGTTGAGGATTTGGCACTCTACTTAAAGCCATTAAGTGGAGGAAAAG GTGTTGCAAGCTTGAATCAGAGTGCACTGAGCCGTCCAATGCAAAggaagcttgtgacactggtGAATTGTCAGCTGGTGGAGGAAGAGGGTCGGGTTAGAGCTATGAGGGCAGCTCGATCACTGGGAGAGAGAACTGTTACAGAACTGATCTTGCAGCACCAAAATCCTCAGCAGCTTTCTGCCAATCTTTGGGCTGCTGTCAGGGCACGAGGATGCCAGTTTCTAGGACCAG CTATGCAAGAGGAGGCACTGAAACTTGTATTACTGGCACTGGAAGATGGCTCTGCACTCTCAAGAAAAGTTCTGGTACTTTTTGTTGTGCAAAGGCTAGAACCAAGATTTCCTCAGGCCTCTAAAACAAGCATTGGTCATGTTGTGCAGCTACTGTATAGAGCATCATGCTTTAAG GTCACTAAAAGGGATGAAGATTCTTCTCTGATGCAACTTAAAGAAGAGTTTCGGAGTTACGAGGCTTTGCGGAGAGAACATGATGCCCAAATTGTTCACATTGCCATGGAAGCAGGACTTCGAATATCACCAGAACAATGGTCTTCCCTTCTTTATGGTGACTTGGCACATAAATCACACATGCAATCCATTATTGACAAG CTCCAATCTCCGGAATCTTTTGCAAAGAGTGTACAAGAATTGACAATTGTCTTGCAGCGCACAGGGGATCCTGCAAATTTAAACAGGCTGAGGCCTCATTTAGAGCTCCTGGCAAACATAGATCCAAATCCAG aTGCAGCATCTCCAACATGGGAGCAGCTGGAAAATGCAATGGTGGCTGTAAAGACTGTGGTACATGGACTGGTGGATTTCATTCAGAATTACAGTAGAAAAGGCCATGAAACTCCACAG ccacaacCAAATAGCAAATATAAAACAAGTATGTGCCGAGACCTTCGACAGCAAGGGGGATGTCCAAGAGGAACAAACTGTACATTTGCTCATTCTCAGGAAGAGCTTGAAAA GTATCGCTTgaggaacaaaaaaatcagtgcaacagTGAGAACATTCCCCCTTCTAAATAAAGTTGGCGTAAATAGCACCGTCTCAACCACAACAGGAAACGTGATTTCTGTCATAGGAAGCCCTGAGGCAACAGGGAAGATGGTGCCAAGTACTAATGGAATAGCTAATCTAGAAAGTGGTGTTCCCCAGTTGATACCTCGCTGTGCGGACACCTCCTTGAGAGGTTTGGAGAACACCAAGAAAGGAGGGAAGACTGGAGCCAATGGCCAGAATGTTTCTGGATCCCCTACAGAATCACTACCTGAAAA TAAAATTGGTTCTCCACCCAAGACTCCTGTAAGCCAGGCAGCAGCTACCTCAGCTGGTCCTCCTAATATTGGAACAGAAGTTAATTCTGTGCCTCCAAAATCCAGCCCGTTTGTTCCTAGAGTACCTGTCTACCCTCCACATTCTGATAATGTTCAATATTTCCAAGATCCCAGGACTCAGCTGTCATATGAAGTTCCACAGTACCCGCAGACAG GATATTATCCACCACCTCCAACAGTACCAGCTGGTGTGGCTCCCTGTGTTCCTCGCTTTGTGAGGTCCAATAATGTTCCAGAATCCTCCCTCCCACCTGCTTCCGTGCCATATGCCGATCATTACAGTACATTTCCCCCTCGAGATCGACTGAATTCTCCTTACCAACCTCCTCCTCCGCAGCCGTATGGACCAGTTCCTCCTGTCCCTTCTGGAATGTATGCTCCAGTTTATGACAGCAGGCGCATCTGGCGCCCACAGATGTACCCACGAGATGATATTATTAGGAGCAATTCTTTACCTCCCATGGATGTGATGCACTCATCTGTCTATCAGACATCATTACGTGAGAGATACAACTCTTTGGATGGGTATTACTCTGTGGCTTGTCAACCTCCAAACGAACAGAGGACTGTGCCTTTACCAAGG GAGCCTTGTGGTCATTTGAAGACTGGTTATGACGAGCAATTGAGACGGAAGCCGGAGCAATGGGCGCAGTACCACACACAGAAAACTCCTCTGGTATCATCAACCCTTCCTATGGCAACACCATCTCCAACACCACCTTCTCCTCTCTTCAGTGTAGATTTCAGCACAGAGGTGGGAAGCCAAAGtacttctgtattttcccttcctgtttct TTCTCAGAGAGTGTCAGTGATTTGAGTGGAACTAAATTTGAGGAAGACCATCTCTCTCACTATTCACCGTGGTCTTGTGGCACTATTGGCTCTTGTATAAATGCTATCGACTCAGAGCCCAAGGATGTGATTGCCAATTCAAATGCCGTGTTAATG GATTTGGACAGCGGGGATGTTAAAAGGAGAGTGCATTTATTTGAAACTCAGAGAAGGGCAAAGGAAGAAGATCCTATAATCCCATTTAGTGATGGACCGATCATCTCCAAGTGGGGTGCAATCTCCAGGTCATCTCGCACGGGTTATCACACGACAGATCCTATTCAGGCCACTGCTTCCCAAGGAAGTGCTACTAAGCCCATCAGTGTATCAG ATTATGTCCCTTATGTCAATGCTGTCGACTCAAGATGGAGCGCCTATGGCTCAGATTCTACTTCATCAGCACGTTATGTGGAACG GGACAGGTTCATAGTTACAGATTTGTCTGGTCACAGGAAGCATTCCAGCACTGGAGATCTATTGAGTATTGAATTACAGCAG GCCAAAAGTAACTCATTATTACTTCAGAGAGAGGCGAATGCACTAGCCATGCAGCAGAAGTGGAATTCTCTAGATGAAGGCAGTCGTCTTACCTTAAATCTTTTAAGCAAGGAAATTGATTTGAGGAATGGTGAG aCTGATTATACTGAAGACTGTGCAGACACAAAGCCAGATCGAGACATTGAATTGGAGCTGTCAGCCCTTGATACAGATGAACCTGATGGACAAGGTGAACACATAGAA GTTTTGACAGAAACTTGTCTCTGA
- the RC3H2 gene encoding roquin-2 isoform X5 yields the protein MPVQAAQWTEFLSCPICYNEFDENVHKPISLGCSHTVCKTCLNKLHRKACPFDQTAINTDIDVLPVNFALLQLVGAQVPDHQTVKLSNVGENKHYEVAKKCVEDLALYLKPLSGGKGVASLNQSALSRPMQRKLVTLVNCQLVEEEGRVRAMRAARSLGERTVTELILQHQNPQQLSANLWAAVRARGCQFLGPAMQEEALKLVLLALEDGSALSRKVLVLFVVQRLEPRFPQASKTSIGHVVQLLYRASCFKVTKRDEDSSLMQLKEEFRSYEALRREHDAQIVHIAMEAGLRISPEQWSSLLYGDLAHKSHMQSIIDKLQSPESFAKSVQELTIVLQRTGDPANLNRLRPHLELLANIDPNPDAASPTWEQLENAMVAVKTVVHGLVDFIQNYSRKGHETPQPQPNSKYKTSMCRDLRQQGGCPRGTNCTFAHSQEELEKYRLRNKKISATVRTFPLLNKVGVNSTVSTTTGNVISVIGSPEATGKMVPSTNGIANLESGVPQLIPRCADTSLRGLENTKKGGKTGANGQNVSGSPTESLPENKIGSPPKTPVSQAAATSAGPPNIGTEVNSVPPKSSPFVPRVPVYPPHSDNVQYFQDPRTQLSYEVPQYPQTGYYPPPPTVPAGVAPCVPRFVRSNNVPESSLPPASVPYADHYSTFPPRDRLNSPYQPPPPQPYGPVPPVPSGMYAPVYDSRRIWRPQMYPRDDIIRSNSLPPMDVMHSSVYQTSLRERYNSLDGYYSVACQPPNEQRTVPLPREPCGHLKTGYDEQLRRKPEQWAQYHTQKTPLVSSTLPMATPSPTPPSPLFSVDFSTEVGSQSTSVFSLPVSFSESVSDLSGTKFEEDHLSHYSPWSCGTIGSCINAIDSEPKDVIANSNAVLMDLDSGDVKRRVHLFETQRRAKEEDPIIPFSDGPIISKWGAISRSSRTGYHTTDPIQATASQGSATKPISVSDYVPYVNAVDSRWSAYGSDSTSSARYVERDRFIVTDLSGHRKHSSTGDLLSIELQQAKSNSLLLQREANALAMQQKWNSLDEGSRLTLNLLSKEIDLRNGETDYTEDCADTKPDRDIELELSALDTDEPDGQGEHIEEILDIQLGISSQDDQLLNGTTVENGHPLKQHQKESMEQKRQSLVIVLNLEIIESR from the exons ATGCCTGTGCAGGCAGCTCAGTGGACAGAATTTCTGTCCTGCCCAATCTGCTACAACGAGTTTGATGAGAATGTGCACAAACCCATCAGCTTAGGTTGCTCTCACACTGTCTGTAAGACCTGCCTGAACAAGCTTCATCGCAAGGCATGTCCTTTCGACCAGACTGCCATCAATACAGACATCGATGTGCTTCCTGTAAACTTTGCACTCCTCCAGTTAGTTGGAGCCCAG GTACCTGATCATCAGACAGTAAAGTTGAGTAACGTAGGAGAGAACAAACATTATGAAGTAGCAAAGAAATGTGTTGAGGATTTGGCACTCTACTTAAAGCCATTAAGTGGAGGAAAAG GTGTTGCAAGCTTGAATCAGAGTGCACTGAGCCGTCCAATGCAAAggaagcttgtgacactggtGAATTGTCAGCTGGTGGAGGAAGAGGGTCGGGTTAGAGCTATGAGGGCAGCTCGATCACTGGGAGAGAGAACTGTTACAGAACTGATCTTGCAGCACCAAAATCCTCAGCAGCTTTCTGCCAATCTTTGGGCTGCTGTCAGGGCACGAGGATGCCAGTTTCTAGGACCAG CTATGCAAGAGGAGGCACTGAAACTTGTATTACTGGCACTGGAAGATGGCTCTGCACTCTCAAGAAAAGTTCTGGTACTTTTTGTTGTGCAAAGGCTAGAACCAAGATTTCCTCAGGCCTCTAAAACAAGCATTGGTCATGTTGTGCAGCTACTGTATAGAGCATCATGCTTTAAG GTCACTAAAAGGGATGAAGATTCTTCTCTGATGCAACTTAAAGAAGAGTTTCGGAGTTACGAGGCTTTGCGGAGAGAACATGATGCCCAAATTGTTCACATTGCCATGGAAGCAGGACTTCGAATATCACCAGAACAATGGTCTTCCCTTCTTTATGGTGACTTGGCACATAAATCACACATGCAATCCATTATTGACAAG CTCCAATCTCCGGAATCTTTTGCAAAGAGTGTACAAGAATTGACAATTGTCTTGCAGCGCACAGGGGATCCTGCAAATTTAAACAGGCTGAGGCCTCATTTAGAGCTCCTGGCAAACATAGATCCAAATCCAG aTGCAGCATCTCCAACATGGGAGCAGCTGGAAAATGCAATGGTGGCTGTAAAGACTGTGGTACATGGACTGGTGGATTTCATTCAGAATTACAGTAGAAAAGGCCATGAAACTCCACAG ccacaacCAAATAGCAAATATAAAACAAGTATGTGCCGAGACCTTCGACAGCAAGGGGGATGTCCAAGAGGAACAAACTGTACATTTGCTCATTCTCAGGAAGAGCTTGAAAA GTATCGCTTgaggaacaaaaaaatcagtgcaacagTGAGAACATTCCCCCTTCTAAATAAAGTTGGCGTAAATAGCACCGTCTCAACCACAACAGGAAACGTGATTTCTGTCATAGGAAGCCCTGAGGCAACAGGGAAGATGGTGCCAAGTACTAATGGAATAGCTAATCTAGAAAGTGGTGTTCCCCAGTTGATACCTCGCTGTGCGGACACCTCCTTGAGAGGTTTGGAGAACACCAAGAAAGGAGGGAAGACTGGAGCCAATGGCCAGAATGTTTCTGGATCCCCTACAGAATCACTACCTGAAAA TAAAATTGGTTCTCCACCCAAGACTCCTGTAAGCCAGGCAGCAGCTACCTCAGCTGGTCCTCCTAATATTGGAACAGAAGTTAATTCTGTGCCTCCAAAATCCAGCCCGTTTGTTCCTAGAGTACCTGTCTACCCTCCACATTCTGATAATGTTCAATATTTCCAAGATCCCAGGACTCAGCTGTCATATGAAGTTCCACAGTACCCGCAGACAG GATATTATCCACCACCTCCAACAGTACCAGCTGGTGTGGCTCCCTGTGTTCCTCGCTTTGTGAGGTCCAATAATGTTCCAGAATCCTCCCTCCCACCTGCTTCCGTGCCATATGCCGATCATTACAGTACATTTCCCCCTCGAGATCGACTGAATTCTCCTTACCAACCTCCTCCTCCGCAGCCGTATGGACCAGTTCCTCCTGTCCCTTCTGGAATGTATGCTCCAGTTTATGACAGCAGGCGCATCTGGCGCCCACAGATGTACCCACGAGATGATATTATTAGGAGCAATTCTTTACCTCCCATGGATGTGATGCACTCATCTGTCTATCAGACATCATTACGTGAGAGATACAACTCTTTGGATGGGTATTACTCTGTGGCTTGTCAACCTCCAAACGAACAGAGGACTGTGCCTTTACCAAGG GAGCCTTGTGGTCATTTGAAGACTGGTTATGACGAGCAATTGAGACGGAAGCCGGAGCAATGGGCGCAGTACCACACACAGAAAACTCCTCTGGTATCATCAACCCTTCCTATGGCAACACCATCTCCAACACCACCTTCTCCTCTCTTCAGTGTAGATTTCAGCACAGAGGTGGGAAGCCAAAGtacttctgtattttcccttcctgtttct TTCTCAGAGAGTGTCAGTGATTTGAGTGGAACTAAATTTGAGGAAGACCATCTCTCTCACTATTCACCGTGGTCTTGTGGCACTATTGGCTCTTGTATAAATGCTATCGACTCAGAGCCCAAGGATGTGATTGCCAATTCAAATGCCGTGTTAATG GATTTGGACAGCGGGGATGTTAAAAGGAGAGTGCATTTATTTGAAACTCAGAGAAGGGCAAAGGAAGAAGATCCTATAATCCCATTTAGTGATGGACCGATCATCTCCAAGTGGGGTGCAATCTCCAGGTCATCTCGCACGGGTTATCACACGACAGATCCTATTCAGGCCACTGCTTCCCAAGGAAGTGCTACTAAGCCCATCAGTGTATCAG ATTATGTCCCTTATGTCAATGCTGTCGACTCAAGATGGAGCGCCTATGGCTCAGATTCTACTTCATCAGCACGTTATGTGGAACG GGACAGGTTCATAGTTACAGATTTGTCTGGTCACAGGAAGCATTCCAGCACTGGAGATCTATTGAGTATTGAATTACAGCAG GCCAAAAGTAACTCATTATTACTTCAGAGAGAGGCGAATGCACTAGCCATGCAGCAGAAGTGGAATTCTCTAGATGAAGGCAGTCGTCTTACCTTAAATCTTTTAAGCAAGGAAATTGATTTGAGGAATGGTGAG aCTGATTATACTGAAGACTGTGCAGACACAAAGCCAGATCGAGACATTGAATTGGAGCTGTCAGCCCTTGATACAGATGAACCTGATGGACAAGGTGAACACATAGAA GAGATTCTGGATATACAGCTAGGTATTAGTTCTCAAGATGATCAGCTGCTCAATGGAACAACTGTAGAGAATGGGCATCCGCTAAAGCAGCACCAGAAAGAATCTATGGAACAGAAGAGACAAAGTTTAG taataGTTCTCAACTTGGAGATTATAGAATCCAGATGA